One part of the Solanum dulcamara chromosome 8, daSolDulc1.2, whole genome shotgun sequence genome encodes these proteins:
- the LOC129901441 gene encoding uncharacterized protein LOC129901441 isoform X2 produces MPFELATGQQPQTPHSLSAAFEGKSLGAYHIAKGFEEQLDIAKSYLDKATKKMKKFVDRKRRLMDYKVGDMVLVKFNLRQFKALRGVHQNLMRKYEGPFRIVAKVGKISYKLELPPYLKVYPVFHASFLKPYHEDKDDSSRGESSLVPITITASHDRDIEAIVDYQAKQKRAQQATAMFVVSLSTGRDNLRRRPHGRDMKTCGSSMTKFGSSCSSSVLRSSLH; encoded by the coding sequence ATGCCGTTTGAGTTAGCCACAGGCCAGCAGCCCCAAACTCCACATTCACTATCGGCCGCGTTTGAAGGCAAAAGTTTGGGGGCTTATCACATAGCCAAGGGCTTTGAAGAGCAGCTTGATATTGCCAAGTCCTACTTGGACAAGGCaacgaagaagatgaagaaatttgtCGACCGCAAGCGTCGCCTCATGGATTACAAAGTTGGAGACATGGTCTTGGTTAAGTTCAACCTAAGGCAATTCAAAGCATTGCGAGGCGTGCATCAAAACTTGATGCGAAAGTATGAGGGCCCGTTCAGGATCGTTGCTAAGGTTGGCAAGATCTCATATAAGTTGGAGCTACCACCGTATCTCAAGGTTTATCCCGTCTTTCATGCTAGTTTCCTCAAGCCATACCATGAGGACAAGGATGATTCTAGTCGAGGAGAATCAAGTTTGGTGCCAATCACAATCACCGCCTCCCATGACCGAGACATTGAGGCTATTGTGGACTACCAAGCCAAGCAAAAACGGGCACAACAAGCCACTGCCATGTTTGTTGTCTCCTTGTCCACTGGAAGGGATAATCTCCGGAGGAGGCCACATGGGAGAGATATGAAGACTTGTGGCAGTTCAATGACAAAGTTCGGGAGTTCTTGCAGTAGCAGTGTGCTGCGGTCGTCGCTACATTAG